One Pseudonocardia abyssalis DNA segment encodes these proteins:
- a CDS encoding site-2 protease family protein → MRGVSNRVSPWFLVLVLVAVSGSVLTTLGTPVALTAGVVLLVLGGWAVSLCLHEFGHAYVAYRSGDLSVRDKGYLTLDIRRYTDPVLSFGLPVVFLLLGGIPLPGGAVWINHGAIRSRGARSLVSLAGPATNLVLGAVLTVLVATVAMPGGLAIGLSCLALIQVLAFVLNILPVPGLDGFGVLEPYLSMPARRLAARVRPWAPLVLFVLLIGVPGVSAVFFDLAYTVFDAVGGSGRLASLGYGELLFWR, encoded by the coding sequence ATGCGTGGTGTGTCGAATCGGGTCAGTCCGTGGTTCCTGGTGCTGGTGTTGGTTGCTGTGAGTGGTTCGGTACTCACCACTCTGGGTACTCCAGTCGCGTTGACGGCCGGTGTCGTCCTGCTCGTGCTGGGCGGGTGGGCGGTGTCGCTGTGCCTGCACGAGTTCGGGCACGCCTACGTCGCCTACCGCAGCGGCGACCTCTCGGTCCGCGACAAGGGCTACCTCACGCTCGACATCCGGCGCTACACCGATCCGGTGCTGTCCTTCGGCCTGCCGGTCGTGTTCCTGCTCCTCGGCGGGATCCCGCTGCCCGGCGGCGCGGTGTGGATCAACCACGGGGCGATCCGCTCCCGGGGGGCGCGGAGCCTCGTCTCACTGGCCGGCCCCGCCACGAACCTGGTGCTCGGGGCGGTCCTGACGGTGCTGGTGGCCACCGTCGCGATGCCCGGCGGACTCGCGATCGGGCTGTCCTGCCTCGCGCTGATCCAGGTGCTCGCGTTCGTGCTGAACATCCTCCCGGTGCCCGGCCTCGACGGGTTCGGCGTGCTGGAGCCCTACCTCTCGATGCCGGCACGGCGGCTCGCCGCACGGGTACGTCCGTGGGCCCCGCTGGTGCTGTTCGTCCTGCTCATCGGCGTCCCCGGGGTGTCGGCGGTGTTCTTCGACCTCGCCTACACCGTCTTCGACGCCGTCGGCGGCAGCGGCCGGCTCGCCTCACTGGGGTACGGCGAGCTGCTGTTCTGGCGGTGA
- a CDS encoding NUDIX hydrolase: MVAAAMATAELRGWEPDSSDQRGLKHALLAFLAARPDACERSCEPGHLTASALLLDAAGTHTLLTLHPRVGKWIQLGGHCEPGDDSLVAAALREAREESGIDDLTIDPVPLHVDVHPITCSLGVPTHHLDVRFLVRAPAGAVETISDESDDLRWWPVDALPDDSPTVAAMVAAARHRLTAPVRT, encoded by the coding sequence GTGGTAGCCGCGGCGATGGCGACGGCGGAGCTGCGGGGGTGGGAGCCGGACAGCTCCGACCAGCGCGGCCTCAAGCACGCCCTGCTGGCGTTCCTGGCCGCCCGCCCCGACGCGTGCGAGCGGTCCTGCGAGCCCGGGCACCTCACGGCGTCGGCGCTGCTGCTCGACGCCGCGGGCACGCACACCCTGCTCACGCTGCACCCGCGCGTCGGGAAGTGGATCCAGCTGGGCGGGCACTGCGAGCCCGGCGACGACTCCCTCGTCGCCGCCGCGCTGCGCGAGGCGCGGGAGGAGTCCGGGATCGACGACCTGACGATCGACCCGGTGCCGCTGCACGTCGACGTCCACCCGATCACCTGCTCGCTCGGCGTGCCCACCCACCACCTCGACGTCCGGTTCCTGGTGCGCGCCCCGGCCGGTGCGGTGGAGACGATCAGCGACGAGTCCGACGACCTGCGGTGGTGGCCGGTCGACGCCCTGCCCGACGACAGCCCGACCGTCGCCGCGATGGTGGCGGCGGCCCGTCACCGGCTGACCGCCCCCGTCCGCACGTAG
- a CDS encoding coenzyme F420-0:L-glutamate ligase: MSDHAALENIVVRPVRGLPEFRPGDDLAAALAAAAPWIETGDVVVVTSKVFSKTEGRLVAAPTDPAERDALRRELIDAETERVVARRGPTSIVVGKLGIVQAAAGIDGSNVRRDELALLPADPDASASRLRSELRDHLGVDVAVVVTDTLGRSWRIGQTDIAIGSAGIAVLHGYDGQSDDQGNELLVTQVAMADELAAAADLVKGKLGGVPVAVVRGLVPVDDGTTARDLVRPVRDDMFWLGTAEAIARGRSEAVLLRRSTRDFTDEPVDLAAVRRAVGVAQTAPAPHHSTPFRFGVVRAKRAELLDAMAARWQEHLVADGRPAEEVSRRMARGDLLRRAPELVLAFRTGDGMHTYPDDARRLGERTMFTVAGGAAVQSLLVALAAEGLASCWVGSTIFAADVVRTVLDLPPDWQPLGAIAVGHPVEPIAPRSPRDGELIEW, encoded by the coding sequence GTGTCTGACCACGCCGCGCTCGAGAACATCGTCGTCCGGCCCGTGCGCGGGCTGCCCGAGTTCCGCCCCGGCGACGACCTCGCCGCCGCGCTCGCCGCGGCCGCACCGTGGATCGAGACCGGCGACGTCGTCGTCGTGACGTCGAAGGTGTTCTCCAAGACCGAGGGCAGGCTCGTCGCCGCCCCCACGGACCCGGCGGAGCGCGACGCACTGCGCCGCGAGCTGATCGACGCCGAGACGGAGCGGGTCGTCGCCCGCCGCGGCCCGACGTCGATCGTGGTCGGCAAGCTGGGGATCGTGCAGGCGGCGGCCGGGATCGACGGGTCCAACGTGCGCCGCGACGAGCTCGCGCTGCTCCCCGCCGACCCCGACGCCAGCGCGTCGCGGCTGCGCTCGGAGCTGCGCGACCACCTCGGCGTCGACGTCGCGGTGGTCGTCACCGACACACTGGGCCGCTCGTGGCGGATCGGGCAGACCGACATCGCGATCGGGTCCGCCGGGATCGCGGTGCTGCACGGCTACGACGGGCAGAGCGACGACCAGGGCAACGAGCTGCTCGTCACGCAGGTCGCGATGGCCGACGAGCTGGCCGCGGCCGCAGACCTCGTCAAGGGCAAGCTCGGCGGCGTGCCGGTCGCGGTCGTGCGCGGCCTCGTGCCCGTCGACGACGGGACGACCGCCCGTGACCTCGTCCGCCCCGTCCGAGACGACATGTTCTGGCTCGGCACGGCGGAGGCGATCGCGCGCGGCCGCTCGGAGGCGGTCCTGCTTCGGCGCAGCACCCGCGACTTCACCGACGAGCCCGTCGACCTCGCCGCGGTCCGCCGCGCGGTCGGCGTCGCGCAGACCGCTCCCGCGCCGCACCACAGCACGCCGTTCCGCTTCGGCGTCGTCCGGGCGAAGCGCGCCGAGCTGCTCGACGCCATGGCCGCCCGCTGGCAGGAGCACCTCGTCGCCGACGGGCGCCCGGCGGAGGAGGTGTCGCGGCGGATGGCCCGCGGCGACCTGCTGCGCCGCGCCCCCGAGCTCGTCCTCGCCTTCCGCACCGGCGACGGCATGCACACCTACCCCGACGACGCCCGGCGCCTCGGCGAGCGCACGATGTTCACCGTCGCGGGCGGGGCGGCGGTGCAGTCGCTGCTCGTCGCGCTGGCCGCGGAGGGGCTGGCGTCCTGCTGGGTCGGGTCCACGATCTTCGCCGCCGACGTCGTGCGCACGGTCCTCGACCTCCCGCCCGACTGGCAGCCGCTCGGCGCGATCGCCGTGGGGCACCCGGTGGAGCCGATCGCGCCGAGGTCGCCGCGCGACGGGGAGCTGATCGAGTGGTAG
- the cofD gene encoding 2-phospho-L-lactate transferase: MKVTVLVGGVGGARFLVGVRAAFPDAEITAVVNVGDDIWLHGLRICPDLDTCMYTLGGGIDPERGWGHAGETWSVRDELAAYGADPDWFGLGDKDTATHLVRSRMLRAGYPLSDVTTALCHRWQPGVTLLPVTDDRVETHVVVDDPANGPKAQKAIHFQEWWIRHKGELPAHRFASIGADEATILPAAREAIAGADVVLMAPSNPVVSIGALLEVPGARDALRATAAKVVGVSPIVGGRPLRGMADRCLTAIGVETTAEAVGRHYGARSADGILDGWLIHSGETADVPGVAVRSVPLLMTDTDATAQMARDAVELAGV; this comes from the coding sequence GTGAAGGTCACCGTGCTGGTCGGCGGCGTCGGCGGGGCCCGTTTCCTCGTCGGGGTCCGCGCCGCGTTCCCCGATGCCGAGATCACCGCGGTCGTCAACGTCGGCGACGACATCTGGCTGCACGGGCTGCGGATCTGTCCCGACCTCGACACCTGCATGTACACCCTCGGCGGCGGCATCGACCCCGAGCGGGGCTGGGGCCACGCGGGGGAGACGTGGTCGGTGCGCGACGAGCTGGCCGCCTACGGCGCCGACCCCGACTGGTTCGGGCTCGGCGACAAGGACACCGCGACGCACCTGGTGCGGTCCCGGATGCTGCGCGCGGGCTACCCGCTCTCCGACGTCACCACGGCGCTGTGCCACCGCTGGCAGCCCGGCGTCACGCTGCTGCCCGTCACCGACGACCGCGTCGAGACCCACGTCGTCGTCGACGACCCGGCGAACGGGCCCAAGGCGCAGAAGGCCATCCACTTCCAGGAGTGGTGGATCCGGCACAAGGGCGAACTGCCCGCGCACCGCTTCGCGAGCATCGGCGCCGACGAGGCCACGATCCTGCCCGCCGCGCGCGAGGCGATCGCCGGCGCCGACGTCGTCCTGATGGCGCCGTCCAACCCGGTCGTGAGCATCGGGGCGCTGCTGGAGGTCCCCGGCGCCCGCGACGCACTGCGCGCCACCGCCGCGAAGGTCGTCGGCGTCTCGCCGATCGTCGGGGGGCGCCCGCTGCGCGGCATGGCCGACCGCTGCCTCACCGCGATCGGCGTCGAGACCACCGCCGAGGCCGTCGGGCGGCACTACGGCGCGCGGTCCGCAGACGGGATCCTCGACGGCTGGCTGATCCACTCGGGCGAGACCGCCGACGTGCCCGGCGTCGCCGTGCGGTCGGTGCCGCTGCTGATGACCGACACCGACGCGACCGCGCAGATGGCGCGCGACGCGGTGGAGCTCGCGGGTGTCTGA
- a CDS encoding response regulator transcription factor — MIRLLLVDDDALVRAGLTLMLDGHVTDDGRTIGVVGEASDGDEVPDAVARHRPDVVLMDLRMPRVHGVAATTRLRREPGAPAVVVLTTFDADEHVVRALRAGASGFLLKDTPPARIVDAVCAAADGDAMLSPTVTRSVIAMVAGTDDAAARGARTRLATLTAREREVAEAVARGGSNAVIAGELHMSVATVKAYVSRLLRDLDLDNRVQVALLVRDAQG, encoded by the coding sequence GTGATCCGCCTCCTGCTCGTCGACGACGACGCACTCGTCCGCGCGGGCCTCACCCTCATGCTCGACGGCCACGTCACCGACGACGGCCGCACGATCGGCGTCGTCGGGGAGGCGTCCGACGGCGACGAGGTGCCCGACGCCGTCGCCCGGCACCGGCCCGACGTCGTGCTGATGGACCTCCGGATGCCGCGCGTCCACGGCGTCGCCGCCACCACCCGCCTGCGCCGGGAGCCCGGCGCGCCCGCCGTCGTCGTGCTCACCACGTTCGACGCCGACGAGCACGTGGTCCGCGCGCTGCGGGCCGGGGCGTCGGGCTTCCTGCTCAAGGACACCCCACCCGCCCGGATCGTCGACGCCGTCTGCGCGGCCGCCGACGGGGACGCGATGCTCTCGCCGACCGTCACGCGGTCGGTGATCGCGATGGTCGCGGGCACCGACGACGCCGCGGCCCGCGGCGCCCGCACCCGGCTCGCCACCCTGACCGCGCGCGAGCGGGAGGTCGCCGAGGCCGTCGCCCGCGGTGGCTCGAACGCGGTCATCGCGGGCGAGCTCCACATGAGCGTGGCCACGGTGAAGGCGTACGTGTCGCGACTGCTGCGCGACCTCGACCTCGACAACCGGGTGCAGGTGGCGCTGCTCGTCCGCGACGCGCAGGGATAG
- a CDS encoding sensor histidine kinase, translating into MRELPRRERLGDVAALVCTAAGGMLGVSTDVLPGGVDVWEATGLVLAVGALLAIFRRRRAPVLFAVATLLLGTWTPLAGFVGLVGVYTVAVYRSRGTAVWVTAFAVVVSVVDLWFDVPDPVEFRWVTGVVLGLTLAAAGWGLFVGARRELMASLWERAERAEADLAQRAERARSAERARIAREMHDVLGHRLSLLSVHAGALELRGDLPPADVRRTAGVLRETATAALADLRGILLVLREEEPGVDAPQPRLADVPDLVTQSRTAGVTVELTHDVPGAPPDQLGRTAYRIVQEGLTNARRHAAGAPVHVEVAGRPGAELSVRVVSGPGLAGPDRGSGTGLIGLRERVALAGGELGDAVDDAGRHVLTATMPWPR; encoded by the coding sequence ATGCGGGAGCTTCCACGGCGGGAACGGCTGGGCGACGTCGCCGCGCTCGTGTGCACCGCTGCGGGCGGGATGCTGGGGGTGTCCACCGACGTCCTGCCCGGCGGGGTCGACGTCTGGGAGGCCACCGGGCTGGTGCTGGCCGTCGGCGCGCTCCTCGCGATCTTCCGGCGCCGCCGCGCCCCGGTCCTGTTCGCCGTCGCCACGCTCCTGCTCGGCACCTGGACGCCGCTGGCGGGCTTCGTCGGACTGGTCGGCGTCTACACGGTGGCGGTGTACCGGTCCCGCGGCACGGCCGTCTGGGTCACGGCGTTCGCCGTGGTCGTCTCGGTGGTCGACCTGTGGTTCGACGTCCCCGACCCGGTCGAGTTCCGCTGGGTCACCGGCGTCGTGCTCGGGCTGACGCTCGCCGCCGCCGGGTGGGGCCTGTTCGTCGGCGCCCGTCGCGAGCTGATGGCGTCGCTGTGGGAGCGGGCCGAGCGGGCGGAGGCGGACCTCGCGCAGCGGGCCGAGCGGGCCCGGTCCGCGGAGCGCGCCCGGATCGCCCGCGAGATGCACGACGTGCTCGGCCACCGGCTCTCGCTGCTGTCCGTGCACGCCGGGGCGCTGGAGCTGCGCGGTGACCTGCCGCCCGCCGACGTCCGGCGCACCGCGGGTGTGCTCCGCGAGACCGCCACGGCCGCGCTGGCCGACCTGCGCGGGATCCTGCTCGTGCTGCGCGAGGAGGAACCCGGGGTCGACGCCCCGCAGCCGCGGCTGGCCGACGTGCCCGATCTCGTGACGCAGTCGCGCACGGCCGGGGTCACCGTCGAGCTCACCCACGACGTGCCCGGCGCACCGCCGGACCAGCTGGGCCGCACCGCGTACCGGATCGTCCAGGAGGGCCTGACGAACGCGCGCCGGCACGCCGCGGGGGCGCCGGTGCACGTGGAGGTCGCCGGGCGCCCGGGGGCGGAGTTGTCGGTGCGGGTCGTGTCCGGTCCGGGGCTCGCGGGCCCGGACCGCGGCTCGGGCACCGGGTTGATCGGGCTGCGCGAACGGGTGGCGCTGGCCGGCGGCGAGCTGGGCGACGCCGTCGACGACGCGGGCCGCCACGTCCTGACCGCGACGATGCCGTGGCCGAGGTGA
- a CDS encoding DNA-3-methyladenine glycosylase family protein, with amino-acid sequence MPDAAAPPLRREWTPEFTVDLVGVLAPLRRGAGDPTWQRNDDGVWLVGTTPDGPVTTLLRRRADGSVLARAWGAGAQWSLDGLPALLGADDRPEEFVAHHPLVADAHRRHPGLRFGSSRRVWDQLVPAILEQKVTGTEARRSWRELCRRFGDDPPGPTPPGMRVPPTPDRIRAVPDWEWHRAGVDSARRRAILSCAAVAHRLENAAELGGSAGRELLRRVPGIGVWTAAEVAQRVWGDPDAVSFGDFHIPTVVGWALLGRPLDDAGMLEVLAPYVPQRQRAVRYVEVSGFRRPRFGPRFSPRDYRAM; translated from the coding sequence ATGCCTGACGCCGCCGCCCCTCCGCTGCGCCGCGAGTGGACGCCGGAGTTCACCGTCGACCTCGTCGGGGTCCTCGCCCCGCTGCGCCGCGGCGCGGGCGACCCGACCTGGCAGCGCAACGACGACGGGGTCTGGCTGGTCGGCACCACCCCCGACGGCCCCGTGACGACGCTGCTGCGCCGCCGCGCCGACGGCTCGGTGCTGGCCAGGGCGTGGGGTGCGGGGGCGCAGTGGTCGCTCGACGGGCTGCCCGCGCTCCTCGGTGCGGACGACCGGCCCGAGGAGTTCGTGGCCCACCACCCGCTCGTCGCCGACGCCCACCGGCGGCATCCCGGCCTGCGTTTCGGCAGCTCGCGGCGGGTGTGGGACCAGCTGGTGCCGGCGATCCTGGAGCAGAAGGTCACCGGCACGGAGGCCCGGCGGTCGTGGCGCGAGCTGTGCCGCCGTTTCGGCGACGACCCGCCCGGGCCGACCCCGCCCGGCATGCGCGTACCGCCCACCCCGGACCGGATCCGAGCCGTGCCCGACTGGGAGTGGCACCGTGCGGGCGTCGACTCGGCCCGGCGCCGCGCGATCCTGTCCTGCGCCGCCGTCGCGCACCGGCTGGAGAACGCGGCCGAGCTGGGCGGCTCGGCCGGACGCGAACTGCTGCGCCGGGTCCCCGGGATCGGCGTCTGGACCGCCGCGGAGGTGGCCCAGCGCGTCTGGGGCGACCCCGACGCCGTCAGCTTCGGCGACTTCCACATCCCCACCGTCGTCGGCTGGGCACTCCTCGGCCGCCCGCTCGACGACGCCGGGATGCTCGAGGTGCTCGCGCCCTACGTGCCCCAGCGCCAGCGCGCGGTGCGGTACGTCGAGGTCAGCGGTTTCCGCCGCCCCCGCTTCGGCCCCCGCTTCTCCCCGCGCGACTACCGCGCGATGTGA